The following are from one region of the Geoalkalibacter subterraneus genome:
- a CDS encoding pentapeptide repeat-containing protein: protein MFWKKVIFLALLVLFFISGVSLAMNVFDNDFRKNWQEYFSDVKKLNEYTNTNSVELKNLKVQDFDLEGVIFNGATFQGVTFENITAEHSKFRKTKFINCKFINCKFWEAEFTDTVFEDCEFIKSNFLQSIVINVKIINSKSIESEFDGLEGNELFIELSDFTRRSSFTDSRIPFKFKNTILSGVNMMGLDNLQSLVIEGGTLEEVNFGYSHFSDIILRRAKQGESPVRFNQASAKSITFEDVDMVRGVSLASVQAANVRISNSRMKVSFARSVIPKVSARDSEFFVFGLSEANMPHVTLVNSRIHYLSLWDGSAEEMIIQDSEINQIEGENFKGNHILWHNVTLDGEINLANAQVKDFRPTRLKRGPNLNLITTGSNLRFDFSAE from the coding sequence ATGTTTTGGAAAAAAGTTATTTTTTTAGCGTTATTAGTTTTATTTTTTATTTCTGGAGTCAGCTTAGCCATGAACGTATTTGACAATGATTTCCGTAAAAACTGGCAAGAATATTTTAGTGATGTAAAAAAACTAAACGAATATACAAATACCAATTCTGTTGAATTGAAAAATTTAAAAGTTCAGGATTTTGATCTCGAAGGGGTGATTTTTAACGGTGCAACTTTTCAAGGTGTCACGTTTGAAAATATCACTGCCGAACACTCGAAATTCAGAAAAACAAAATTTATCAACTGCAAATTCATAAATTGTAAATTTTGGGAAGCTGAGTTTACTGACACAGTTTTCGAAGATTGTGAATTTATAAAATCTAATTTTCTTCAAAGCATAGTCATCAATGTAAAAATTATTAACAGCAAGTCGATTGAGAGTGAGTTTGATGGTTTGGAAGGAAATGAACTATTTATTGAATTATCTGACTTTACAAGGAGATCCTCTTTTACCGACAGCAGGATACCCTTTAAATTCAAAAACACAATTCTTTCTGGCGTAAACATGATGGGTCTAGACAACTTGCAATCACTTGTGATTGAAGGGGGTACGCTGGAAGAAGTTAACTTTGGTTACAGTCACTTCTCCGACATTATCCTCCGCCGGGCCAAGCAAGGTGAAAGTCCTGTACGGTTCAATCAGGCATCGGCCAAAAGCATTACTTTTGAAGATGTTGACATGGTACGTGGAGTTTCCTTGGCCTCGGTGCAGGCTGCCAATGTCCGCATCTCCAATAGTCGAATGAAAGTGTCCTTTGCAAGGTCGGTTATCCCAAAAGTTTCTGCCCGTGACTCGGAATTTTTTGTTTTCGGCCTCAGCGAAGCAAATATGCCTCATGTCACACTTGTTAACAGCCGAATCCATTACCTTTCTCTCTGGGACGGTTCAGCAGAAGAAATGATCATACAGGATTCTGAAATCAACCAAATTGAAGGTGAAAATTTCAAAGGGAACCATATTCTTTGGCACAACGTCACCCTCGACGGCGAAATCAACCTGGCCAACGCCCAAGTCAAGGACTTCCGCCCCACGCGCCTCAAGCGCGGCCCGAATCTCAACCTCATCACTACCGGGTCGAATCTACGGTTTGATTTCAGCGCCGAGTGA
- the glgX gene encoding glycogen debranching protein GlgX encodes MKVWPGHPYPLGATYDGSGTNFSLFSEIAERVELCLFDPADNETRIELPEVTGYCWHGYLPEVEPGQRYGFRVHGPWKPEEGHRCNPAKLLLDPYAKAIEGTIEWDEAVFPYQFEEGPDTPNDLDSAPYVMRSVVHQPHFDWNGDRRLQIPWHESVIYETHVKGLTASHPDIPEDIRGTYAGLAHPVAVDYLKNLGVTAVELLPVHHFIHDKHLVDKGLRNYWGYNSIGYFAPHNEYAADKRPGGVVAEFKKMVRALHQAGIEVILDVVYNHTCEGNHLGPMLCFKGIDNAYYYRTMADDPRYYMDYTGTGNSLNMRHPHVLQLLMDSLRYWVLEMHVDGFRFDLASTLARELHDVDKLSAFFDLIQQDPVISQVKLIAEPWDVGEGGYQVGNFPPVWSEWNGRYRDCVRDFWPGRDEALGEFAARFTGSSDLYENTSRLPFASVNFITAHDGFTLRDLVSYNEKHNEANGEDNQDGSDDNRSWNCGAEGPTDDPDIQRMRARQQRNFLATLLLSQGVPMLLGGDEIGRTQQGNNNAYCQDNEISWYDWDKIDEDLLQFCRDLISFRAHHPVFRRRRWFQGREIHGAEVTDIAWFTLEGEQMDEENWGEGYAKTLGVYLNGKAIPNPNPKGEPVTDDSFYLIFNAHHDSLEFILPAQSWGRNWVIEFDTCDGCHETSQSYEAGKTIKVDARSLTVLRCTDED; translated from the coding sequence ATGAAAGTCTGGCCCGGCCATCCCTATCCCCTCGGCGCCACTTACGACGGCTCCGGAACCAACTTTTCCCTGTTTTCGGAAATTGCCGAACGTGTCGAACTGTGCCTTTTCGACCCGGCGGATAACGAAACCCGTATCGAACTTCCGGAAGTGACCGGATACTGCTGGCACGGCTATCTTCCGGAGGTCGAACCGGGGCAGCGCTATGGATTCCGCGTCCATGGCCCATGGAAGCCGGAGGAAGGGCACCGCTGCAATCCGGCCAAGCTGTTGCTCGACCCCTACGCCAAGGCCATAGAAGGAACGATCGAATGGGATGAGGCGGTGTTCCCCTACCAGTTCGAGGAAGGACCCGATACTCCGAACGATCTGGACAGCGCGCCCTATGTCATGCGCAGCGTCGTCCACCAGCCGCATTTCGACTGGAACGGCGATCGCCGCCTGCAGATTCCCTGGCATGAATCCGTCATCTATGAAACGCATGTCAAAGGATTGACCGCGAGTCATCCCGACATTCCGGAGGATATCCGCGGCACCTACGCCGGCCTTGCCCATCCGGTGGCAGTGGACTATCTTAAAAACCTCGGCGTCACGGCAGTGGAGCTGCTGCCGGTTCACCATTTCATTCACGATAAGCATCTGGTCGACAAGGGATTGCGCAATTACTGGGGGTACAATTCCATCGGATATTTCGCGCCCCATAACGAATATGCCGCCGATAAGCGCCCCGGCGGCGTAGTGGCTGAGTTCAAGAAAATGGTGCGCGCCCTTCATCAGGCCGGTATCGAAGTGATCCTCGACGTCGTCTACAACCATACCTGCGAAGGCAACCACCTTGGACCGATGCTGTGCTTCAAGGGGATCGACAATGCCTACTATTACCGGACCATGGCCGATGATCCACGCTATTACATGGACTACACCGGCACCGGCAACAGCCTGAACATGCGTCACCCCCACGTGCTGCAGCTGCTGATGGATTCGCTGCGCTACTGGGTGCTTGAGATGCACGTCGACGGCTTCCGCTTCGACCTGGCTTCCACCCTGGCGCGGGAGCTGCACGACGTGGACAAACTCTCTGCCTTCTTCGACCTGATTCAGCAGGATCCGGTCATCAGCCAGGTGAAGCTCATCGCCGAGCCCTGGGATGTTGGCGAAGGCGGCTACCAGGTCGGCAATTTCCCCCCGGTGTGGAGCGAATGGAATGGCCGCTACCGCGACTGCGTGCGCGACTTCTGGCCGGGACGCGACGAAGCCCTGGGAGAGTTCGCCGCACGCTTCACGGGAAGCTCCGACCTCTACGAAAACACCAGTCGCCTGCCTTTTGCCTCCGTTAATTTCATCACCGCGCACGACGGTTTCACGTTGCGCGACCTGGTGTCCTACAATGAAAAACACAATGAGGCCAACGGCGAGGACAATCAGGACGGCAGCGACGACAACCGCTCCTGGAACTGCGGCGCAGAAGGGCCGACTGACGATCCCGATATTCAACGTATGCGCGCACGCCAGCAACGCAATTTCCTCGCCACCCTGCTGCTGTCGCAGGGGGTGCCGATGCTGCTGGGGGGCGATGAGATCGGCCGCACCCAGCAAGGCAACAACAACGCTTACTGCCAGGACAATGAGATCTCCTGGTACGACTGGGACAAGATCGACGAAGACCTGCTTCAATTCTGCCGGGATCTGATCTCTTTTCGCGCCCATCACCCGGTATTCCGGCGGCGGCGGTGGTTTCAGGGGCGGGAGATTCACGGCGCCGAGGTCACCGACATTGCCTGGTTCACCCTCGAGGGCGAGCAGATGGATGAGGAAAACTGGGGCGAAGGCTATGCCAAGACTTTAGGAGTCTATCTCAACGGCAAAGCCATCCCCAACCCGAACCCCAAAGGAGAGCCGGTCACCGATGACAGCTTCTACCTGATCTTCAACGCCCATCACGACTCCCTGGAATTTATTCTGCCCGCACAATCCTGGGGGCGGAACTGGGTCATTGAATTCGACACCTGCGACGGCTGCCATGAAACATCCCAATCGTATGAAGCCGGGAAAACGATTAAAGTCGACGCACGTTCATTGACGGTGCTGCGCTGCACCGACGAGGACTGA
- a CDS encoding nucleoside deaminase, giving the protein MSDHPATRPEISSLNEKFMRRAIALSTQGIEAGDGGPFGAVVVKDGIIVGEGWNRVIATNDPTAHGEIVAIRDACSRLNTFELADCDIYTTGEPCPMCLTAIYWARMRRIFFGFTIEDAERIGFDDNCFYREINKSRQDRSIQSIQLLKDESMQVARRYMQMPDRTLY; this is encoded by the coding sequence GTGTCCGATCATCCTGCGACAAGGCCTGAAATCTCTTCTCTAAACGAAAAATTCATGCGCCGCGCCATCGCGTTGAGCACGCAGGGTATAGAGGCTGGGGATGGTGGGCCTTTCGGCGCCGTGGTTGTCAAGGACGGAATCATCGTTGGAGAAGGATGGAATCGCGTCATCGCCACCAACGACCCCACCGCCCACGGCGAAATCGTCGCCATTCGCGACGCCTGCAGCCGCCTCAACACCTTTGAGCTGGCCGATTGCGACATCTACACCACCGGCGAACCCTGCCCCATGTGTTTGACCGCCATCTACTGGGCGCGCATGCGGCGCATATTCTTCGGATTCACCATTGAAGACGCAGAGAGGATAGGCTTTGACGACAACTGCTTTTACCGGGAGATTAACAAGAGCAGGCAGGATAGAAGCATTCAGTCCATTCAACTTCTGAAAGACGAGTCCATGCAGGTGGCCCGGCGCTACATGCAAATGCCCGATCGCACTTTATACTGA
- a CDS encoding fumarate hydratase, with the protein MPEFVYQEPFPLSQDQTKYYKIPDSEKYVSVAEFDGKPVLKVDPEALTVLANQAMKDVSFLLRPEHNEQVAKILTDPEASPNDRGVAMAFLRNAEISANFELPLCQDTGTATIVGKKGQQVWTGVKDEEYLSKGVYKTYTEENLRYSQTVALDMYKEKNTGTNLPAQIDVMATDGDAYKFLFIAKGGGSANKTMLYQETKALLTPDKLYNFLVEKMKTLGTAACPPYHIAFVVGGTSADAVMKTVKLATAKELDNLPTEGNEHGQAFRDIELEDRLLKAAQDLGIGAQFGGKYFAHDVRVIRLPRHGASCPVGMAVSCSADRNIKAKITKDGLFVEEMDRNPGRFIPEKYRGKHAHGTKIDLNRPMKEILADLSKLKVGDPLLLDGTIVVGRDIAHSKFKEILDSGKPLPEYLKNHPIYYAGPAKTPKGKPSGSFGPTTAGRMDSYVELLQANGGSMVMIAKGNRSQQVTDACKKHGGFYLGSIGGPAAVLAEENIKKVECIDFPELGMEAVWKIEVEDFPAFILVDDKGNDFFKQLGL; encoded by the coding sequence ATGCCTGAATTTGTGTACCAGGAACCTTTCCCACTGAGTCAGGATCAGACCAAGTACTACAAGATCCCCGATTCCGAAAAGTACGTATCGGTTGCCGAATTTGACGGCAAGCCGGTTCTCAAAGTCGATCCCGAGGCCCTGACGGTGCTTGCCAACCAGGCCATGAAGGATGTCTCTTTCCTGCTGCGTCCCGAGCACAACGAGCAGGTTGCCAAGATCCTCACCGACCCGGAGGCCTCCCCCAACGACCGCGGCGTCGCCATGGCGTTTCTGCGCAACGCCGAAATTTCTGCCAATTTCGAGCTGCCCCTGTGCCAGGATACCGGCACCGCGACCATTGTCGGCAAAAAAGGCCAGCAGGTCTGGACCGGCGTCAAGGATGAAGAATACCTCTCCAAAGGGGTTTACAAGACCTACACAGAAGAGAACCTGCGCTACTCCCAGACCGTCGCTCTGGATATGTACAAAGAAAAGAATACCGGCACCAATCTGCCGGCCCAGATCGATGTCATGGCCACCGACGGAGACGCCTACAAGTTCCTTTTCATCGCCAAAGGCGGCGGCAGCGCCAACAAAACCATGCTCTACCAGGAAACTAAAGCGCTGCTGACCCCCGACAAGCTGTATAATTTTCTCGTTGAAAAAATGAAGACTCTGGGCACCGCAGCCTGCCCCCCCTATCATATTGCTTTCGTTGTGGGCGGTACCAGCGCCGACGCCGTTATGAAGACGGTGAAACTCGCCACCGCCAAAGAACTCGACAACCTGCCGACCGAAGGCAACGAGCACGGCCAGGCCTTCCGCGACATCGAGCTTGAGGACCGCCTGCTTAAAGCGGCTCAGGATCTAGGCATCGGCGCCCAGTTCGGCGGCAAGTACTTCGCACATGATGTGCGTGTCATCCGCCTGCCCCGCCACGGCGCATCCTGCCCCGTCGGGATGGCTGTTTCCTGCTCGGCCGACCGCAACATCAAGGCCAAAATCACCAAGGACGGGCTTTTCGTCGAAGAAATGGACCGCAATCCCGGTCGCTTCATCCCCGAAAAGTATCGCGGCAAGCACGCTCACGGCACCAAGATCGACCTCAATCGCCCGATGAAAGAGATCCTGGCGGATCTCTCCAAGCTCAAAGTCGGCGATCCGCTACTGCTCGACGGAACTATTGTGGTCGGCCGCGACATCGCCCATTCCAAGTTCAAGGAGATTCTCGATTCCGGCAAGCCGTTGCCCGAATACCTGAAAAATCACCCGATCTACTATGCCGGACCGGCCAAAACCCCCAAGGGCAAACCTTCAGGATCCTTCGGTCCCACCACCGCAGGCCGCATGGACAGCTATGTCGAGTTGCTTCAGGCTAACGGCGGTTCGATGGTCATGATCGCCAAGGGCAATCGCAGCCAGCAGGTGACCGACGCCTGCAAGAAGCACGGAGGCTTCTACCTCGGCTCCATCGGCGGCCCCGCTGCGGTGCTGGCGGAAGAGAACATTAAGAAGGTCGAGTGCATCGACTTCCCCGAACTCGGCATGGAAGCGGTCTGGAAGATCGAAGTCGAAGACTTCCCCGCCTTCATCCTGGTGGATGACAAGGGCAACGACTTCTTCAAGCAGCTTGGTCTTTAA
- a CDS encoding PAS domain S-box protein, producing the protein MSKTSAASIRSQALKAASLYALFGLLWILFSDQLLTLIAVDTRHLARLQTIKGWFFILFTAGLFYVMVYRALAEQQKAARTSRESEVRFRAIFDGVDDAIFLHDIDTGAILDVNARTEEMFGYPSERLREMTVGDLSENQPPYTQQDAAALIRRASEGQSVRFEWRSRRSDGSLFWSEINMRRAELQGKAVLIATLREISARRQAQEDLKESEERYRTLADLSPDAILVNAGGRFVYANAAARELLGAPDMESIIGRTPFDFIDQELHDRVRERIARVLKFKIKSPPDHQRWQCFDGSIIDVEVSAGGVTWHGRPAVQVLLRDISERIRDEQELRAAKAAAEQATRAKSEFLANMSHEIRTPLNGLFGVLQHLRSQGLNPEQTECVETALGSGQRLLGILNDILDLSRIEAGRLQLERECFDPAATVEEVVSIFQAGAREKQVDLTWTIDPEVPLVVGDEGRLRQVLFNLVGNAVKFTAKGEVEICTKVAPSSQPQDSLVLRFSVRDTGIGIEETKIQELFTPFTQADGSHTRKYGGSGLGLAIVQRLVELMGGRVRIESATGQGTRVSFTCHVNRAGEQDVLEKKTGHTMMESGEKALNDRPFDVLVAEDDRINRLVLERFLVAQGHRVVSVTNGRACLDVLDERSFDVILMDIQMPEMDGLETARAIRARDDGKREVPIIALTAHAMKGDREVFLEAGMDDYLSKPVDFNEVSRVLGRVVAG; encoded by the coding sequence ATGTCCAAGACATCCGCTGCATCAATCCGTTCGCAAGCCCTCAAGGCAGCGAGTCTTTACGCCCTTTTTGGCCTGCTCTGGATTCTTTTTTCCGATCAACTCCTTACGCTGATTGCTGTCGATACACGCCATCTAGCTCGTTTACAGACGATTAAAGGCTGGTTTTTCATCCTTTTCACGGCAGGGCTTTTTTATGTGATGGTCTATCGCGCTCTCGCCGAGCAGCAAAAGGCTGCACGGACTTCGCGCGAAAGTGAAGTCCGTTTTCGCGCCATTTTCGATGGCGTTGACGATGCGATTTTTCTGCATGATATTGACACGGGAGCGATTCTCGACGTCAATGCTCGAACCGAGGAAATGTTCGGTTATCCGTCCGAGCGCTTGCGTGAAATGACAGTGGGCGACCTCAGTGAGAATCAGCCGCCATATACTCAGCAGGATGCAGCCGCGTTGATAAGACGGGCCTCAGAAGGGCAGTCCGTGCGCTTTGAGTGGCGATCTCGCCGCAGCGACGGTTCCCTGTTCTGGAGTGAAATCAACATGCGGCGAGCGGAACTGCAGGGCAAAGCGGTCCTCATCGCGACTCTGCGCGAAATCAGCGCCCGCCGTCAGGCCCAGGAAGATTTAAAGGAGAGCGAGGAGCGTTATCGCACCCTGGCGGATCTGTCTCCCGATGCGATTCTTGTCAATGCCGGAGGGCGGTTTGTCTATGCCAATGCGGCGGCGCGCGAACTTCTCGGTGCTCCGGATATGGAATCGATCATTGGCCGCACCCCTTTTGATTTCATCGATCAAGAGTTGCATGACCGGGTTCGGGAGCGCATCGCGCGCGTCCTGAAGTTTAAAATAAAGAGTCCTCCGGATCATCAGCGCTGGCAATGTTTTGACGGTTCCATTATTGATGTGGAGGTATCCGCCGGCGGCGTCACCTGGCATGGCCGACCCGCGGTGCAGGTGTTGCTGCGCGACATTTCCGAACGCATCCGTGATGAGCAGGAGCTGCGTGCAGCCAAGGCTGCGGCTGAACAGGCCACCCGCGCCAAAAGCGAGTTTCTCGCCAACATGAGCCATGAAATCCGCACCCCCCTCAACGGACTGTTCGGGGTTCTGCAGCATCTGCGCAGCCAGGGGTTGAATCCGGAGCAGACCGAGTGCGTCGAGACCGCCCTGGGGTCCGGGCAGCGCCTGCTGGGCATTCTTAACGATATTCTCGACCTGTCACGCATTGAGGCGGGGCGGTTGCAGCTGGAGCGGGAGTGTTTCGATCCAGCGGCTACGGTCGAGGAAGTTGTCAGCATTTTTCAGGCTGGAGCCCGCGAAAAGCAGGTTGATCTGACCTGGACAATCGACCCTGAAGTGCCTCTTGTGGTCGGTGACGAAGGGCGTTTGCGGCAGGTGCTTTTCAACCTGGTGGGCAATGCCGTCAAATTTACCGCGAAGGGCGAGGTTGAAATTTGCACAAAGGTTGCACCCTCTTCTCAACCTCAGGATTCACTTGTTCTGCGTTTTTCCGTCAGGGATACCGGCATCGGCATTGAGGAGACTAAAATCCAGGAGCTGTTTACCCCCTTCACCCAGGCCGACGGCAGCCACACCCGCAAATACGGCGGTTCGGGGCTGGGCCTGGCGATTGTGCAGCGGCTCGTCGAGCTGATGGGCGGCCGGGTACGCATTGAAAGCGCGACAGGCCAGGGCACCCGGGTCTCTTTTACCTGCCACGTCAACCGTGCTGGTGAGCAGGATGTTCTCGAGAAGAAAACAGGTCATACGATGATGGAGTCTGGGGAAAAAGCACTGAATGACAGGCCTTTTGATGTACTCGTGGCAGAAGATGACCGTATCAATCGCCTGGTTCTCGAACGCTTCCTGGTCGCTCAGGGACACCGCGTGGTCAGTGTCACCAACGGGCGGGCCTGCCTGGATGTGTTGGATGAGCGCTCTTTCGACGTGATCCTGATGGATATCCAGATGCCGGAGATGGACGGTCTCGAGACGGCGCGCGCTATCCGTGCCCGTGATGATGGCAAAAGAGAAGTGCCCATTATCGCCTTGACCGCTCATGCCATGAAGGGGGACCGCGAGGTTTTTCTGGAGGCGGGCATGGACGATTATCTCAGCAAACCGGTGGATTTCAACGAGGTCAGCCGGGTTCTGGGAAGGGTTGTTGCCGGGTAG